A segment of the Pseudomonadota bacterium genome:
TCAAAGAGCTGATAACACCGGCCTTAAGATCCCCATAGTTAGTAAGAGCCTTACCGATAGTTACTTTTCCGTGCTTATCAATGATAACCGTGTCGGTAAAGGTTCCCCCGGTATCTATACCAATAATATATTTTTCCTTTTCTTCTGCCATATTATTCTCCCCTTTTAATTTGATCTTTGTCCTACTCTATCAGATAATATCTCAATAAATTCCTTTAATTTTACCTGCATCTCTTCTACAGTAACAAAAGTCGGATCCATTATATCGCAATCTACTACCAGTGTCTGAATCCCCGCTTGTTCGCTTAAAGCGTCTTTTAAAGATCTTATAATTCCTGACTGACGGCAGGCATTCTGAGCCCAGAACACTGCCCCATCAATCTTATAGTCCTTAACCACCTGAATGGAATCATTTATAAAGTCTTTGGAAGAACCCATTATACATCTGGTCATAGGTGCATTAAAATATCTCTTTGCCAATGCTTCCAATGGGTCCGAAGGATCCATCTCATCTTTTCCCCATTGAAAAACAATGCTTTCATTAACAAAAAGAGCTCCATAATCCTTTGCCAGCCAGTCCTGAAGCTTAAACGAAAACTGCGGAGGCATAAAAAGGTCCAGCAGCCTTAGTTTTTCATTGGGAATCGCCCCAATACCTTTTTCGACCCTGGCTTTAACTTCATCTCTTACAATCGTAAACCATTTCACACCTTCCGGAGTCCCGGCGTTAATCCAATACATCCAATAAGACTGCCATGCCCTTCGGCTCTCCATCGGAGAGGGAACAGCTTTTCGCAACTCAGCTATCTCTATGTAAAGGCGCGTCATTTCAGCAGTCATTGCCATATTTTCTTTCAGACGATCCCAGTCCATCTTCCGACCGGTTACCTTTTCTACAAATTCAATCAGCCGTCCGAATTCATTTGCCAGGTATTTAACCCCTCTTTCCGAATTTTCCCATGGAACATCAATGAAATAGTCAGGAACATCATACATATCTGCTGAGACCCCTCCACTTGAGGCAAAAGCATCGCAACCGGCTCCCATATGGACAATAAATTTCGGTTTTGGAAACCACTTTTCAACAAAATGCCCCAGCTGTATTCTGTGAGCCGAACATGTTTCTAAAGGAACTCCATATCCACGGCTTGTGTCCATGGCCTCTTTGTAATTGCGGGTACATACGGTCATTGCACCACTTGACGAAACTATAAGGACAGGAACCATGTCCATGGCATGAAATATTTCAGGCGGAACAAAAGTGCTGTGGGCGGCAATTTCTTTCCCCGACCTCATTGCCTCAGTAACTTTTTGGAAATATGAAGTATATAGCTCGTAATAAGCTTTTTCCCCGCTTGATTTTACTTTAGGCAACACATGGTCTGTTATATCTTCTAAATTTTTAACCGCCTTAAACCATAAATCTTGGTTCATAGCATTAACCCTTTCTTTTTTTTTCTTCAATCATCTCAATAAAAGCCTGCACCCGCGTCTTGATCTGGCCTGTGGCGGCCATGCCATATTCCAGATCCAATCTTAGCGAAGGGATGCCGCGGGTTTCAAATCTTTTGCTGAGACGAACCTCATCATAAATATGCGGAGCACAATAACGTACTACGCCGGTTATCATGCCATCAATATGGAAATCCTCGGCCATTTGTAGTATTCTGTCAAACCTCGGCTCGGATGGGGCCATACGAGGCGCAGGAAATTTATTTAAATAATGACGGGTAATAGCCAACAATGGATCAAGATTTTCATCTTCACTAACAAGATCCATAAAACTCATAGATCCGTTAAGAAGAGAATCCGCCACAACTATACTTCCAAGATCCTCAATCCCTTTTATATATTCCGAATTATGCAAAGCTGTTCCATTAATCATCAAACGCAGGCCGCCATTCAATGCCCTGTCAGAAGTACTTGCCTCATCAATCAATTCTTTCAATAAAACATTAAAAGCTTTTCTGGGCATCATGGCAGATGCATTATAGATCTCAAAAACTTCCGCTCCCGTAATGGGAGGATTATCTTTTTTTCTCAAATCAAATAATTGATTAAAAAGCTTTCTGGTTTGATTATAGGTTTTGATGGCTTCCTGCAAAGCCTCATTCGTTATCTTTTTCTGAAAGGCACGCTCAATATTTGCTATAAATTCTTTTATATTTTCATAATAGAACTCTTCAGCCTCCGGAATATTTTTATGAGGAGTATGTAAAAAAAACATTGCCGGAATAGGCTTATATCTTTCCCAGACATCATACAACCGTCTGGTTCCATCACAATAGGGAGTTGTCATCACTCCGTCCAGAAAATCGTAGCCTCCTTTAAGAGCTACTTCATATATGCTCCTCATATGAGAACAGGTATAAATATGAAGATATGAATTTGCATCATCAAGAGGAACTTCGCCGTAGGGTCCTCTTAACCAGACCGGCAATGCTCCGGCGGCAGATAATATCTCTTCAGGAATATCCCCGCCAAAAAAACCGATCACCTTCCCACCGCTTTTTTTCCACTCTTTTATCGGTGAAGCAAAAGGGAATTCTTTGTTAATCTCCTCAAATGGAGATAATGTTTTTAATAGTTGAGACATAAACTGTTCCTTTCTCTTATACTAAAGGGATAAACAGATTAAATTATTAATCATTACCCCCGACATATGTCAAGATAAACGATTTTTTCAAAATTAACTAAAAGAACATCTGCATAAAGGCTTTAGATATATCTTTATGCAAATCTCTCCTATCTATAAATCAGGCGGTTCGCCTACGCCTAAGCCTGTCAAAAGCAAAAAGAGCCGCCCCTATAGCTCCGATCAACTGCGGATCAGGAGCAATGAGAGGTTCAAGCCCTATCTTTTCCTTAATTTTTGCAACCACACCAGAATTTTTTGCAACTCCTCCGGTAAGGCTGAAATCTTTCTCTACAGATACCTGGGCCAGCATGCTTGCGGCTACTTTGGCAATAGAATCATGCAAACCGGCAACAATATCGTTTTTGGGCACTCCATCCCTAAGCATGTTTAAGGCTTCGGTCTTCGCAAAGATAACACAAATCGTGCTGAATGAAATATTTTGCCGTGAAGAGAACGAAAGCTCACCTAGCTTGTCTACAGGAACCTCCAAGATATCGGCTATTACCTCAAGAAAACGGCCTGTTCCGCCAGCGCATTTGCTGTTTAATATAAAATTGGTCAGACGTCCATCGCCATCACATTTAATGGCCTTTGAATCCTGGCCTCCGATATCCATGATTGTTCTTACCGTAGGGAAATACCAGTGTACCCCACGCGCATGGCATGATATCTCGGATACATGTTTCTCACCTCCGACAAACTGGAACCGGCCATAACCGGTCGGCATAATACTTTCCAGATCGGAAAGTTTCATACCGGCCAGTTTCAGTGCTTCATTTAATACTTTTATGCCAACATCAGGACCTTTTAAAATTGTTTCGCCTATGTGTGAGGAGATAATTTTATCTCCTTCCATAATAACGGCTTTAGCGGTCCTTGAACCTATATCAATTCCTGCTACCGGCATAGGCCTCTTCCTTACGACTAAAAATATGGTTTCGCCCTAAAACGGCAGCACCCAGCGCAACAACGAATTTGGGTTCTTGTGTTACATATACCTCGGCATTGATATGCTTATTAAAACTTCTTACAAAAGCCTGATTCAAAGAGACTCCACCACATAAAAGAACAGGGGGAATCACCCTAACCTTTCCGGTTAAACCGACAACACGTGAGGCAAGTGATTCATGCAGCCCCGCCAGAATCTCAGACCTGGGAGGTGGCGGATCTTCAAAAGCATATGAAAGAATTTCCTGTTCGGCAAAAATGGTACAGGTACTTGCGATATCGATCCCTTTTTCCGCTTTCATAGCTTCTGCGGCCATTTCCTCCAAAGATAAACCCATAGCTTTTGCTATTGCCTCTAAAAATACTCCCCCGCCTGCAGCACATTTGTCGTTAACGGTAAAATCTTTTATCTGGCTTTGTTTATCCAGAGTAACGATTGTTGTATTTTCCGCTCCGACATCAATAATCGTTTTTACATCAGGAAAAAGCTCAAGGCCACCCTTAAACAAACACATGTATAGGCCTTTTTTCATATCGGCAAACGGCAAGTCTCCGCCTGACCGGCTGGTGGCTACAACAAGATCTATATCCTCTCTTGATAATGAATTTGCTTCAAGCGCCTTTTCTATAG
Coding sequences within it:
- a CDS encoding 2-hydroxyacyl-CoA dehydratase family protein encodes the protein MNQDLWFKAVKNLEDITDHVLPKVKSSGEKAYYELYTSYFQKVTEAMRSGKEIAAHSTFVPPEIFHAMDMVPVLIVSSSGAMTVCTRNYKEAMDTSRGYGVPLETCSAHRIQLGHFVEKWFPKPKFIVHMGAGCDAFASSGGVSADMYDVPDYFIDVPWENSERGVKYLANEFGRLIEFVEKVTGRKMDWDRLKENMAMTAEMTRLYIEIAELRKAVPSPMESRRAWQSYWMYWINAGTPEGVKWFTIVRDEVKARVEKGIGAIPNEKLRLLDLFMPPQFSFKLQDWLAKDYGALFVNESIVFQWGKDEMDPSDPLEALAKRYFNAPMTRCIMGSSKDFINDSIQVVKDYKIDGAVFWAQNACRQSGIIRSLKDALSEQAGIQTLVVDCDIMDPTFVTVEEMQVKLKEFIEILSDRVGQRSN
- a CDS encoding 2-hydroxyacyl-CoA dehydratase family protein; this translates as MSQLLKTLSPFEEINKEFPFASPIKEWKKSGGKVIGFFGGDIPEEILSAAGALPVWLRGPYGEVPLDDANSYLHIYTCSHMRSIYEVALKGGYDFLDGVMTTPYCDGTRRLYDVWERYKPIPAMFFLHTPHKNIPEAEEFYYENIKEFIANIERAFQKKITNEALQEAIKTYNQTRKLFNQLFDLRKKDNPPITGAEVFEIYNASAMMPRKAFNVLLKELIDEASTSDRALNGGLRLMINGTALHNSEYIKGIEDLGSIVVADSLLNGSMSFMDLVSEDENLDPLLAITRHYLNKFPAPRMAPSEPRFDRILQMAEDFHIDGMITGVVRYCAPHIYDEVRLSKRFETRGIPSLRLDLEYGMAATGQIKTRVQAFIEMIEEKKRKG
- a CDS encoding 2-hydroxyglutaryl-CoA dehydratase, translated to MPVAGIDIGSRTAKAVIMEGDKIISSHIGETILKGPDVGIKVLNEALKLAGMKLSDLESIMPTGYGRFQFVGGEKHVSEISCHARGVHWYFPTVRTIMDIGGQDSKAIKCDGDGRLTNFILNSKCAGGTGRFLEVIADILEVPVDKLGELSFSSRQNISFSTICVIFAKTEALNMLRDGVPKNDIVAGLHDSIAKVAASMLAQVSVEKDFSLTGGVAKNSGVVAKIKEKIGLEPLIAPDPQLIGAIGAALFAFDRLRRRRTA